Proteins from a single region of Oreochromis niloticus isolate F11D_XX linkage group LG7, O_niloticus_UMD_NMBU, whole genome shotgun sequence:
- the LOC100702486 gene encoding collagen type IV alpha-3-binding protein isoform X3, which translates to MSDNQSWNSSGSEEDIEPREEPGHPIGIAEFSGYLSKWTNYIHGWQDRWVVLKNNTLSYYKSQDETEYGCRGSLCLSKAVITAHEFDECRLDISVNDSVWYLRAQDPEHRHQWIESIELHRADSGYGSESSLRRHGSMLSLTSATSGYSATSTSSFKKGHSLREKLAEMETFRDILCRQVDTLQKYFDSCADAVSKDELQRDKIVEDDEDDFPNTRTDGEFLHNNNGSKEKLFQSLNPKGINGIDFKGEAITFKATTAGILATLSHCIDLMVKREDSWQKRLDKEMEKRRRIEESYKSALNELKKKSHFGGPDYEEGPNSLINEDEFFDAVEAALDRQDKIEEQSQTEKTRIQRSDAVPLGDAYSSSGTHRFSEKVEEMVQSHMTYSLQDVGGDANWQLVIEEGEMKVYRREVEENGIVLDPLKATHSVKGVTGHEVCHYFWDTAYRSDWETTIENFNVVETLSDNAVIVYQTHKRVWPASQRDVLYLSAMRKIMASNENDPDTWLVCNFSVDHDNALPTSRCVRAKINIAMICQTLVSPPDGDKEISRDNILCKITYVANVNPGGWAPASVLRAVAKREYPKFLKRFTSYVQEKTAGKPILF; encoded by the exons ATGTCAGATAATCAGAGTTGGAACTCCTCCGGTTCTGAGGAAGATATAGAGCCTCGAGAAGAGCCTGGACATCCCATTGGCATCGCCGAGTTCAGCGGATACCTTAGTAAG tggaCAAACTACATCCACGGCTGGCAGGACCGTTGggttgtgctgaaaaacaacacactgagCTACTACAAGTCTCAGGATGAGACAGAGTATGGCTGTCGGGGTTCCCTCTGTCTTAGCAAAGCTGTTATTACT gCTCATGAATTTGACGAGTGCCGGCTGGATATAAGTGTAAACGACAGTGTTTGGTACCTCAGAGCTCAGGACCCCGAGCACAGACACCAGTGGATTGAATCGATTGAACTGCACAGG gCTGATTCTGGTTATGGCTCTGAGTCCAGTCTGCGGAGACATGGCTCCATGCTGTCTCTCACCTCAGCCACCAGTGGCTACTCTGCCACCTCCACGTCTTCCTTCAAG AAGGGTCACAGCCTGAGAGAGAAGCTGGCCGAGATGGAGACGTTCAGAGATATCTTGTGCAGGCAGGTGGACACACTCCAGAAATACTTTGATAGCTGTGCAGATGCTGTGTCCAAGGATGAACTGCAGAGAGATAAAA TTGTGGAAGATGATGAGGATGACTTTCCCAACACCCGCACAGACGGAGAGTTTCTGCACAACAATAATGGCAGCAAAGAAAAAT TGTTCCAGTCCTTGAATCCCAAAGGAATCAATGGCATAGATTTTAAGGGGGAGGCCATTACATTCAAGGCTACAACAGCTGGAATCTTAGCCACTCTGTCCCACTGCATCGACTTGATGGTGAAGAGAGAGGACAGCTGGCAAAAGAGACTGGATAAG gagatggaaaagagaagaagaatagAGGAAAGCTACAAATCAGCCCTCAATGAGTTGAAGAAAAAGTCTCACTTTGGAGGTCCAGATTATGAG GAAGGTCCAAACAGCCTCATCAATGAGGATGAATTTTTTGATGCAGTGGAAGCTGCTCTTGACAGACAGGACAAAATAGAAGAACAG tCTCAAACTGAGAAGACAAGAATACAGAGATCTGACGCCGTTCCTCTTGGAGATGCCTATTCAAGCTCCGGCACACACAGATTTTCCGAAAAG GTGGAGGAGATGGTGCAGAGTCACATGACCTACTCCCTGCAGGATGTTGGTGGAGACGCCAACTGGCAGCTGGTCATTGAAGAAGGTGAAATGAAG GTATACAGGAGAGAGGTAGAAGAAAATGGGATTGTACTGGATCCGCTGAAGGCCACTCATTCAGTAAAGGGGGTGACTGGTCATGAGGTGTGCCACTACTTTTGGGACACCGCCTACCGCAGTGACTGGGAGA CTACCATTGAAAACTTTAATGTTGTGGAGACGCTGTCGGACAACGCAGTTATTGTATATCAGACACACAAG CGGGTGTGGCCTGCCTCTCAGAGGGATGTGTTATACCTTTCTGCCATGAGGAAAATTATGGCCAGCAATGAGAATGATCCAGACACCTGGCTGGTCTGTAATTTCTCTGTGGATCATGATAATGCACTG CCAACCAGCAGGTGTGTCCGTGCCAAAATCAACATTGCCATGATCTGTCAGACGCTCGTCAGTCCGCCAGACGGAGATAAAGAGATCAGCAGGGACAACATCCTTTGTAAAATCACCTATGTCGCCAATG TGAATCCAGGAGGCTGGGCTCCTGCCTCTGTGCTCAGGGCCGTGGCTAAGAGGGAGTACCCAAAGTTCCTCAAACGCTTCACCTCCTACGTCCAGGAAAAAACTGCTGGAAAACCCATCTTATTCTGA
- the LOC100702486 gene encoding collagen type IV alpha-3-binding protein isoform X4, whose amino-acid sequence MSDNQSWNSSGSEEDIEPREEPGHPIGIAEFSGYLSKWTNYIHGWQDRWVVLKNNTLSYYKSQDETEYGCRGSLCLSKAVITAHEFDECRLDISVNDSVWYLRAQDPEHRHQWIESIELHRADSGYGSESSLRRHGSMLSLTSATSGYSATSTSSFKGHSLREKLAEMETFRDILCRQVDTLQKYFDSCADAVSKDELQRDKIVEDDEDDFPNTRTDGEFLHNNNGSKEKLFQSLNPKGINGIDFKGEAITFKATTAGILATLSHCIDLMVKREDSWQKRLDKEMEKRRRIEESYKSALNELKKKSHFGGPDYEEGPNSLINEDEFFDAVEAALDRQDKIEEQSQTEKTRIQRSDAVPLGDAYSSSGTHRFSEKVEEMVQSHMTYSLQDVGGDANWQLVIEEGEMKVYRREVEENGIVLDPLKATHSVKGVTGHEVCHYFWDTAYRSDWETTIENFNVVETLSDNAVIVYQTHKRVWPASQRDVLYLSAMRKIMASNENDPDTWLVCNFSVDHDNALPTSRCVRAKINIAMICQTLVSPPDGDKEISRDNILCKITYVANVNPGGWAPASVLRAVAKREYPKFLKRFTSYVQEKTAGKPILF is encoded by the exons ATGTCAGATAATCAGAGTTGGAACTCCTCCGGTTCTGAGGAAGATATAGAGCCTCGAGAAGAGCCTGGACATCCCATTGGCATCGCCGAGTTCAGCGGATACCTTAGTAAG tggaCAAACTACATCCACGGCTGGCAGGACCGTTGggttgtgctgaaaaacaacacactgagCTACTACAAGTCTCAGGATGAGACAGAGTATGGCTGTCGGGGTTCCCTCTGTCTTAGCAAAGCTGTTATTACT gCTCATGAATTTGACGAGTGCCGGCTGGATATAAGTGTAAACGACAGTGTTTGGTACCTCAGAGCTCAGGACCCCGAGCACAGACACCAGTGGATTGAATCGATTGAACTGCACAGG gCTGATTCTGGTTATGGCTCTGAGTCCAGTCTGCGGAGACATGGCTCCATGCTGTCTCTCACCTCAGCCACCAGTGGCTACTCTGCCACCTCCACGTCTTCCTTCAAG GGTCACAGCCTGAGAGAGAAGCTGGCCGAGATGGAGACGTTCAGAGATATCTTGTGCAGGCAGGTGGACACACTCCAGAAATACTTTGATAGCTGTGCAGATGCTGTGTCCAAGGATGAACTGCAGAGAGATAAAA TTGTGGAAGATGATGAGGATGACTTTCCCAACACCCGCACAGACGGAGAGTTTCTGCACAACAATAATGGCAGCAAAGAAAAAT TGTTCCAGTCCTTGAATCCCAAAGGAATCAATGGCATAGATTTTAAGGGGGAGGCCATTACATTCAAGGCTACAACAGCTGGAATCTTAGCCACTCTGTCCCACTGCATCGACTTGATGGTGAAGAGAGAGGACAGCTGGCAAAAGAGACTGGATAAG gagatggaaaagagaagaagaatagAGGAAAGCTACAAATCAGCCCTCAATGAGTTGAAGAAAAAGTCTCACTTTGGAGGTCCAGATTATGAG GAAGGTCCAAACAGCCTCATCAATGAGGATGAATTTTTTGATGCAGTGGAAGCTGCTCTTGACAGACAGGACAAAATAGAAGAACAG tCTCAAACTGAGAAGACAAGAATACAGAGATCTGACGCCGTTCCTCTTGGAGATGCCTATTCAAGCTCCGGCACACACAGATTTTCCGAAAAG GTGGAGGAGATGGTGCAGAGTCACATGACCTACTCCCTGCAGGATGTTGGTGGAGACGCCAACTGGCAGCTGGTCATTGAAGAAGGTGAAATGAAG GTATACAGGAGAGAGGTAGAAGAAAATGGGATTGTACTGGATCCGCTGAAGGCCACTCATTCAGTAAAGGGGGTGACTGGTCATGAGGTGTGCCACTACTTTTGGGACACCGCCTACCGCAGTGACTGGGAGA CTACCATTGAAAACTTTAATGTTGTGGAGACGCTGTCGGACAACGCAGTTATTGTATATCAGACACACAAG CGGGTGTGGCCTGCCTCTCAGAGGGATGTGTTATACCTTTCTGCCATGAGGAAAATTATGGCCAGCAATGAGAATGATCCAGACACCTGGCTGGTCTGTAATTTCTCTGTGGATCATGATAATGCACTG CCAACCAGCAGGTGTGTCCGTGCCAAAATCAACATTGCCATGATCTGTCAGACGCTCGTCAGTCCGCCAGACGGAGATAAAGAGATCAGCAGGGACAACATCCTTTGTAAAATCACCTATGTCGCCAATG TGAATCCAGGAGGCTGGGCTCCTGCCTCTGTGCTCAGGGCCGTGGCTAAGAGGGAGTACCCAAAGTTCCTCAAACGCTTCACCTCCTACGTCCAGGAAAAAACTGCTGGAAAACCCATCTTATTCTGA
- the LOC100702486 gene encoding collagen type IV alpha-3-binding protein isoform X2, which yields MSDNQSWNSSGSEEDIEPREEPGHPIGIAEFSGYLSKWTNYIHGWQDRWVVLKNNTLSYYKSQDETEYGCRGSLCLSKAVITAHEFDECRLDISVNDSVWYLRAQDPEHRHQWIESIELHRSIREGRREKGGVQGRIIIPPPLADSGYGSESSLRRHGSMLSLTSATSGYSATSTSSFKGHSLREKLAEMETFRDILCRQVDTLQKYFDSCADAVSKDELQRDKIVEDDEDDFPNTRTDGEFLHNNNGSKEKLFQSLNPKGINGIDFKGEAITFKATTAGILATLSHCIDLMVKREDSWQKRLDKEMEKRRRIEESYKSALNELKKKSHFGGPDYEEGPNSLINEDEFFDAVEAALDRQDKIEEQSQTEKTRIQRSDAVPLGDAYSSSGTHRFSEKVEEMVQSHMTYSLQDVGGDANWQLVIEEGEMKVYRREVEENGIVLDPLKATHSVKGVTGHEVCHYFWDTAYRSDWETTIENFNVVETLSDNAVIVYQTHKRVWPASQRDVLYLSAMRKIMASNENDPDTWLVCNFSVDHDNALPTSRCVRAKINIAMICQTLVSPPDGDKEISRDNILCKITYVANVNPGGWAPASVLRAVAKREYPKFLKRFTSYVQEKTAGKPILF from the exons ATGTCAGATAATCAGAGTTGGAACTCCTCCGGTTCTGAGGAAGATATAGAGCCTCGAGAAGAGCCTGGACATCCCATTGGCATCGCCGAGTTCAGCGGATACCTTAGTAAG tggaCAAACTACATCCACGGCTGGCAGGACCGTTGggttgtgctgaaaaacaacacactgagCTACTACAAGTCTCAGGATGAGACAGAGTATGGCTGTCGGGGTTCCCTCTGTCTTAGCAAAGCTGTTATTACT gCTCATGAATTTGACGAGTGCCGGCTGGATATAAGTGTAAACGACAGTGTTTGGTACCTCAGAGCTCAGGACCCCGAGCACAGACACCAGTGGATTGAATCGATTGAACTGCACAGG AGTATCAGAGAAGGGAGGAGAGAGAAGGGAGGAGTCCAGGGAAGAATAATCATCCCTCCACCACTG gCTGATTCTGGTTATGGCTCTGAGTCCAGTCTGCGGAGACATGGCTCCATGCTGTCTCTCACCTCAGCCACCAGTGGCTACTCTGCCACCTCCACGTCTTCCTTCAAG GGTCACAGCCTGAGAGAGAAGCTGGCCGAGATGGAGACGTTCAGAGATATCTTGTGCAGGCAGGTGGACACACTCCAGAAATACTTTGATAGCTGTGCAGATGCTGTGTCCAAGGATGAACTGCAGAGAGATAAAA TTGTGGAAGATGATGAGGATGACTTTCCCAACACCCGCACAGACGGAGAGTTTCTGCACAACAATAATGGCAGCAAAGAAAAAT TGTTCCAGTCCTTGAATCCCAAAGGAATCAATGGCATAGATTTTAAGGGGGAGGCCATTACATTCAAGGCTACAACAGCTGGAATCTTAGCCACTCTGTCCCACTGCATCGACTTGATGGTGAAGAGAGAGGACAGCTGGCAAAAGAGACTGGATAAG gagatggaaaagagaagaagaatagAGGAAAGCTACAAATCAGCCCTCAATGAGTTGAAGAAAAAGTCTCACTTTGGAGGTCCAGATTATGAG GAAGGTCCAAACAGCCTCATCAATGAGGATGAATTTTTTGATGCAGTGGAAGCTGCTCTTGACAGACAGGACAAAATAGAAGAACAG tCTCAAACTGAGAAGACAAGAATACAGAGATCTGACGCCGTTCCTCTTGGAGATGCCTATTCAAGCTCCGGCACACACAGATTTTCCGAAAAG GTGGAGGAGATGGTGCAGAGTCACATGACCTACTCCCTGCAGGATGTTGGTGGAGACGCCAACTGGCAGCTGGTCATTGAAGAAGGTGAAATGAAG GTATACAGGAGAGAGGTAGAAGAAAATGGGATTGTACTGGATCCGCTGAAGGCCACTCATTCAGTAAAGGGGGTGACTGGTCATGAGGTGTGCCACTACTTTTGGGACACCGCCTACCGCAGTGACTGGGAGA CTACCATTGAAAACTTTAATGTTGTGGAGACGCTGTCGGACAACGCAGTTATTGTATATCAGACACACAAG CGGGTGTGGCCTGCCTCTCAGAGGGATGTGTTATACCTTTCTGCCATGAGGAAAATTATGGCCAGCAATGAGAATGATCCAGACACCTGGCTGGTCTGTAATTTCTCTGTGGATCATGATAATGCACTG CCAACCAGCAGGTGTGTCCGTGCCAAAATCAACATTGCCATGATCTGTCAGACGCTCGTCAGTCCGCCAGACGGAGATAAAGAGATCAGCAGGGACAACATCCTTTGTAAAATCACCTATGTCGCCAATG TGAATCCAGGAGGCTGGGCTCCTGCCTCTGTGCTCAGGGCCGTGGCTAAGAGGGAGTACCCAAAGTTCCTCAAACGCTTCACCTCCTACGTCCAGGAAAAAACTGCTGGAAAACCCATCTTATTCTGA
- the LOC100702486 gene encoding collagen type IV alpha-3-binding protein isoform X1, with amino-acid sequence MSDNQSWNSSGSEEDIEPREEPGHPIGIAEFSGYLSKWTNYIHGWQDRWVVLKNNTLSYYKSQDETEYGCRGSLCLSKAVITAHEFDECRLDISVNDSVWYLRAQDPEHRHQWIESIELHRSIREGRREKGGVQGRIIIPPPLADSGYGSESSLRRHGSMLSLTSATSGYSATSTSSFKKGHSLREKLAEMETFRDILCRQVDTLQKYFDSCADAVSKDELQRDKIVEDDEDDFPNTRTDGEFLHNNNGSKEKLFQSLNPKGINGIDFKGEAITFKATTAGILATLSHCIDLMVKREDSWQKRLDKEMEKRRRIEESYKSALNELKKKSHFGGPDYEEGPNSLINEDEFFDAVEAALDRQDKIEEQSQTEKTRIQRSDAVPLGDAYSSSGTHRFSEKVEEMVQSHMTYSLQDVGGDANWQLVIEEGEMKVYRREVEENGIVLDPLKATHSVKGVTGHEVCHYFWDTAYRSDWETTIENFNVVETLSDNAVIVYQTHKRVWPASQRDVLYLSAMRKIMASNENDPDTWLVCNFSVDHDNALPTSRCVRAKINIAMICQTLVSPPDGDKEISRDNILCKITYVANVNPGGWAPASVLRAVAKREYPKFLKRFTSYVQEKTAGKPILF; translated from the exons ATGTCAGATAATCAGAGTTGGAACTCCTCCGGTTCTGAGGAAGATATAGAGCCTCGAGAAGAGCCTGGACATCCCATTGGCATCGCCGAGTTCAGCGGATACCTTAGTAAG tggaCAAACTACATCCACGGCTGGCAGGACCGTTGggttgtgctgaaaaacaacacactgagCTACTACAAGTCTCAGGATGAGACAGAGTATGGCTGTCGGGGTTCCCTCTGTCTTAGCAAAGCTGTTATTACT gCTCATGAATTTGACGAGTGCCGGCTGGATATAAGTGTAAACGACAGTGTTTGGTACCTCAGAGCTCAGGACCCCGAGCACAGACACCAGTGGATTGAATCGATTGAACTGCACAGG AGTATCAGAGAAGGGAGGAGAGAGAAGGGAGGAGTCCAGGGAAGAATAATCATCCCTCCACCACTG gCTGATTCTGGTTATGGCTCTGAGTCCAGTCTGCGGAGACATGGCTCCATGCTGTCTCTCACCTCAGCCACCAGTGGCTACTCTGCCACCTCCACGTCTTCCTTCAAG AAGGGTCACAGCCTGAGAGAGAAGCTGGCCGAGATGGAGACGTTCAGAGATATCTTGTGCAGGCAGGTGGACACACTCCAGAAATACTTTGATAGCTGTGCAGATGCTGTGTCCAAGGATGAACTGCAGAGAGATAAAA TTGTGGAAGATGATGAGGATGACTTTCCCAACACCCGCACAGACGGAGAGTTTCTGCACAACAATAATGGCAGCAAAGAAAAAT TGTTCCAGTCCTTGAATCCCAAAGGAATCAATGGCATAGATTTTAAGGGGGAGGCCATTACATTCAAGGCTACAACAGCTGGAATCTTAGCCACTCTGTCCCACTGCATCGACTTGATGGTGAAGAGAGAGGACAGCTGGCAAAAGAGACTGGATAAG gagatggaaaagagaagaagaatagAGGAAAGCTACAAATCAGCCCTCAATGAGTTGAAGAAAAAGTCTCACTTTGGAGGTCCAGATTATGAG GAAGGTCCAAACAGCCTCATCAATGAGGATGAATTTTTTGATGCAGTGGAAGCTGCTCTTGACAGACAGGACAAAATAGAAGAACAG tCTCAAACTGAGAAGACAAGAATACAGAGATCTGACGCCGTTCCTCTTGGAGATGCCTATTCAAGCTCCGGCACACACAGATTTTCCGAAAAG GTGGAGGAGATGGTGCAGAGTCACATGACCTACTCCCTGCAGGATGTTGGTGGAGACGCCAACTGGCAGCTGGTCATTGAAGAAGGTGAAATGAAG GTATACAGGAGAGAGGTAGAAGAAAATGGGATTGTACTGGATCCGCTGAAGGCCACTCATTCAGTAAAGGGGGTGACTGGTCATGAGGTGTGCCACTACTTTTGGGACACCGCCTACCGCAGTGACTGGGAGA CTACCATTGAAAACTTTAATGTTGTGGAGACGCTGTCGGACAACGCAGTTATTGTATATCAGACACACAAG CGGGTGTGGCCTGCCTCTCAGAGGGATGTGTTATACCTTTCTGCCATGAGGAAAATTATGGCCAGCAATGAGAATGATCCAGACACCTGGCTGGTCTGTAATTTCTCTGTGGATCATGATAATGCACTG CCAACCAGCAGGTGTGTCCGTGCCAAAATCAACATTGCCATGATCTGTCAGACGCTCGTCAGTCCGCCAGACGGAGATAAAGAGATCAGCAGGGACAACATCCTTTGTAAAATCACCTATGTCGCCAATG TGAATCCAGGAGGCTGGGCTCCTGCCTCTGTGCTCAGGGCCGTGGCTAAGAGGGAGTACCCAAAGTTCCTCAAACGCTTCACCTCCTACGTCCAGGAAAAAACTGCTGGAAAACCCATCTTATTCTGA